The stretch of DNA GACTGACCAATAATATAATACTGGTGTATCTGGCTCCATATTTTCAAGGCCAACCACGTTGTGGGTTTAGAAATTGCATCCCCAATCAAATGTCCAGGCCTATGTTTCCTCATCCAATTACTGTACACgatcagtctttctctcaaacGTCCAATCACCGCAGGTGGCCAATCTTTCGAAATCATCGCGCTACCTTTACGTCATTTGTTGACAACGTTGAATGTACATTCCATCAGTTTCATCCGCCAGCTCAGCGATTAAGAATATAAAACAGGTATGTTGTTTATATTTTGTTGATAAAATGGCTATTTTGTTGTGTTTCAATTATGGAAAGATTTATGGAAAGTTATGCAGAATTCAGATAATTATACATCACTAGCTAGCCGACTATAGATTAGCGATTAGCATTAGCGATTTCTAATGCTAAAAACATTCAGTTAATGTATGTATGTTCAGTTAATGTGTAACGTTAAATACTGAACGTATGTAATTACTGTAACTATATATTTGTAATGTGAATAGTATCCGACGTTGTCTGACTATGTGTAGCCTTTTAGGTCAGCATATCGTTTCTTTGGTCAAGTTAAGCATAGTTGAGGCTAGCATCAAGCCAGTGGCAGTGTTATTCTTGTCATCATGCTCGGAATTAGTTAACGTTACTCAAGTTAGTTGTAAGACAGCACATCTGAGACTTTTATGGAATAATGGCATGGTCTGCAAGCAGTGGGGTTCATGCTGCTGCGTATTTGTTTATTATAGTTAATGGGGTCAGGTCATCATAAAGAGGCGAAATTGTTCTGAATGTAACGTTATAGCCTATTAAACATCATGTTATGCGCATGCAAGCAATTGTGTACCTTTCAGAAAAGCCCTTTTTTATTTCCCTTTATTTTTTCCCTATTACAATGTTTGCTTAGGGGAGCTCATTGGAGTCCAATACCTGTTGAGGCAGAGTCAACAGCCCCTGGAGGACATGACCCCTGGCTCAGACAGGACATCAGAGTTGCTGGAGGACATGGAGGAACAAGAGGAAGATGACGAAGGCTTTATTGATACCTTGGGAGAGGAGGCCATTGTTGAAAATCTAGTGGCACCAGATGATGAGCTGCCCTCTACCCAGCCGCCCTCTACCCAGCCACCCTCTACCCAGCTGCCCTCTGCCGTGCTGCCCTCTACCCAGCTGCCCTCTGCCGTGCTGCCCTCTACCCAGCTGCCCTCTACCCAGCCGCCCTCTACCCAGCTGCCCTCTGCCGTGCTGCCCTCTACCCAGCCGCCCTCTACCCAGCTGCCCTCTGCCGTGCTGCCCTCTGCCGTGCTGCCCTCTACCCAGCCGCCCTCTACCCAGCCTCCCTCTGCCGTGCTGCCCTCTGCCGTGCTGCCCTCTACCCAGCCGCCCTCTACCCAGCTGCCCTCTGCCGTGCCGCCCTCTACCCAGCCGCCCTCTACCCAGCTGCCCTCTACCCAGCCGCCCTCTACCGTGCTGCCCTCTGCCGTGCTGCCCTCTACCCAGCCGCCCTCTACCCAGCTGCCCTCTACCCAGCTGCCCTCTACCCAGCCGCCCTCTACCGTGCTGCCCTCTACCCAGCCGCCCTCTACCCAGCTGCCCTCTGTCGTGCCGCCCTCTACCCAGCCGCCCTCTACCCAGCTGCCCTCTACCCAGCCGCCCTCTGCCGTGCTGCCCTCTACCCAGCTGCCCTCTACCCAGCCGCCCTCTGCCATGCTGCCCACTCACCTGCCCGCTCACCTGCTGTCGCCTGCTCTGTCTGTGCCCAGTGCTGTGCCGTCCTCTGCAGCCAGTGCCCAGTCTCAGTCCGCTGCACTGTCCACTCACCTGCCCCCTCACCTGCTGTCGCCTGCTCCGTCTGTGCCCAGTGCTGTGCCCTCCTCTGCAGCCAGTGCCCAGTCTCAGTCCGCTGCGCGCCTGTCCCCTCACCTGCTGTCGCCTGCTCTGTCTGTGCCCAGTGCTGTGCCCTCCTCTGCAGCCAGTGCCCAGTCTCAGTCCGCTGCACACCTGCCCCCTCACCTGCTGTCGCCTGCTCTGTCTGTGCCCAGTGCTGTGCCCTCCTCTGCAGCCAGTGCCCAGTCTCAGTCCGCTGCACTCCTGCCCCCTCACCTGCTGTCGCCTGCTCTGTCTGTGCCCAgtgccgccgatttcgtttggctgtgacggaaatccttctggtaacttttgtgaggcttggtccaaggataatgtacgtcaagtttcgtggcattcagaccaaatttgtgaccttttaatttagtttttttaaatttagtttcgctttctgttcaatccaatatggcggacgaacgacacgcccacctgacgtcatcttcgcgagcaacttacaccggtactgaccggacgttttaaagttggaacggtgtctctgtctcaaagggcctaggcgctagagctgacaaaaaattagggagacgggaaagataataataaaacttaagaagaacaataagtgtgctgctttgcaagcacacttaattaccTTGTCGGTGGTAACTGCGATCTTATGCAAGGTTTTAGGCTAGGGTGGACTGAGTTCAGTAGGCTACAAGTTGAAACACCTTAAGTAGCCTATCTTGCGTGCGCAGCAAGCCCACGTTGTGATTTTTGCCCTGCACATGCGTATTAGTGTTTATTAGAACATTTGAACGCCACATCTATCatagcatacctgtcaacatttagctttccaaagacggcagattttctttttttggcggggggggggtttgcatatttaatacgtttcatacacatgcatttcggtcgttgcttttaccttaccattaccttacgcatgccagttatgtatacactagctgcctgcctgcagtctacttccaaaactccaaagctgcttgctgtcagatttcgTTCCGAGGGCACacgttcagtgtatcaacaacactcaataacagtttatgtgatgtgttaatccattaaattcccaacaatttcacaacagctagttctggagtaggccattcaactagcccgcttgcttacgacgagactcaggctacgcagtcggcacccgcttccttatttgggttttgggttgccaggttttagcctatgacaaaacggttgaaattgaaactaagtgatcgtgtatgtgtagggtgtatttcatacacaatctggcaacctgggagatgtccgactaatagaaaaaatgaatggatcaatgattttaaaatgaagttttagattattacattctgtttttattcacattttacacaacatcccaactttttctgttttggggttgtacttCTCTCGATGCTATATcctgccccccctctccctttgtGCAGCCTTTTTtctttaactcaacaagatgcagagaaACTAGTCcagcctttatcactagcagactactgcaatgcagtTACGTATTAGCCGACATTCAAAAAAGAAATTGGAAATCATTCAGAAGTCTGCTGCTAGAATCCATACAACATTCTTTACATGCATGACTTTAGACACACCTACCCGCCCGCGAAGACGGAAGGACTCAGAAAGTCAATGTAAGCGCAAATTGGAGTCAGTTGGAGGACTGGATATCACCACTAGCCTACTACGGCTGAAACAAGTAGCCTAACGTAAGTGTCATGTTAACGTTTTGTATTATGCATATATAGTCAATTATAGGAAACACGCAACTGTGTCTTGTTTTCAATATGTTATGATGTGAAACACAATACATGTTATCGTTGCAGCTTAATGGTAACGaaaaggctgcgtgtacaaaaccgcaTGGAGCTTCAGTGGGATTTTGATTTCGCAATGAGAATTCTGTCTAACCATTAATGTGGCGAGTGTGGGCGCATTCACACCAGACCACTTGGTCCGGACCCGAGTTCGTTTGCACCGATGGTTCGGTGGTTTTCGCTCATGTTAAGCCTTTTGGTGGGTTTATGTCAACAAGGATGCAGGTGtgagcgtaagtgtgtgtgtgtgtgaagagtgaaTGATCAGGACTCGCTCTGTGTTCATTTCATTCTCAGGGGACTCACCAAGCAAGGATACCAGTGCACACGTGAGTTTGCTTTGCCgcatgtgcgcgcgcgcgcacacacacacacacacacacacacacacacacacgtgtgcacgcacacacatacacacacatgtgcgcacgcacacacatgcacacacacacacacatgcacacatatacatacttgCAAGAAAGACACATGAGAATCATACTGTCTGCTAACTTTCCAATTAAGTTGTGTCATGATGTTTTTTTCCCAGAGTGCAATGTGGCGTTCCATAAGAAATGCATCATCATAATCACCAGCAAATGTACTGAGGCCAAAAGGGGCACAGTGGTaactatgaatgtgtgtgtgtgtgtgtgtgtgtagagtgacaATACTtttaggaggaggaagatgatggtgatgatgaggatgatgattattgtgtttgtgtgtgtgtgtgtgtgtgtgtgtagagtgacaATACTtttaggaggaggaagatgatggtgatgatgaggatgatgattattgtgtttgtgtgtgtgtgtgtgtgtgtgtagagtgacaAGCCGCATAGTTTTAAGACTCTACACAACTACAAGATTCCCACCTATTGTGCCCACTGTGGAAGCCTTTTGGTGGGTTTATGTCAACAAGGATGcaggtgtaagtgtgtgtgtgtgtgtgagggtgtgtgtgtgtacgtgtgtgtgtgtgtgtgtgtatgtgtgtacgtgtacgtgtaaaAAGACCTAACCTGTATGCCGTAGGTCGTTTCAGTAAAGCACTCACTCTCTTGCCTTGAACTGTTGTGTATGAGCTTGTAGAAGAAGGCTTGTAGATCCTGATCATTGGATAATTtcccaataatgtaataaagaAAAAACTCATAACTCGAAAAAACATGTAATAATCCCCAATAGTGTAATACAAATCCCCTCATGACTCCAAAAAACATGTAATGATCCCCGATAATGTAACTACATGTCCTAATCTCCGATAATGTAACTACATGCCCTAATCCCGATAATGTAACTACATGTCCTAATCTCCGATAATGTAACTACATGTCCTAATCCCGATAATGTACTGTAACTACATGCCCCAATCCCCGATAATGTAAAAATCCCAGATAATGTAACTAAATGTCCTAATCTCCGATAATGTACATGTCCTAATCTCCGATAATGTAAAAATCCCCGATAATGTAACTACATGTCCTAATCTCCGATAATGTAACTACATGTCCTAATCCCTGATAATAACTACATATCATAATCCCTGATAATGTAACTACATGTCCTAATCCCCGATAATAACTACATATCATAATCCCCGATAATGTAACTACATGTGCTTGGCATTAACTGGCTAATGTTGCTACTTCACCATTGGGCCAAAGTTACAATATTGGGAAATATTACATAATTGCAGAAATAAGGTTAACCTGATAATGTAATAACCTCCCattcatgtaatcatttgtTACATTATCGGTACAgaaattattatattattggtAAATATTACATTATTGGGAATTTTTTCATATTTAATATGGATTTATGAGGGGATTTTTATTGAATTATTGGGAGTTATCAAATTATTgggaaactagatgtaccgcagagcgttacaaaatatgaccgccgcccagtccagcacatgttttccacaaaaataagcgctgaaaggcatatatgattctaactgtctcactgaattgcattatgcacactcaattctcactggtatctgctagaccagtgtttctcaaactttttcagaccaaggaccacttaaccaataaatagaaacctcacggaccacctagctaaaaaataaaaaacagtagacctactgtacctacctacagtatattacacaatagacatatcactgaacaaccttgcttattgtcttggcaccttgcttattgtgtcagaggactcatatgatttaaactggcgtagcttgttgcagaactgtttggatttacatataagttggtttaatattgcaaacaactcatctacagtatattatattttaccacgtcggcccgcggaccacttgggatagcttgcggaccaccagtggtccccggaccacactttgagaaacactgtgctagacaacaagtaccaaaacatgattagttcatagatttcacatgtaatatacattttatacaaccccacccccatcttgcctggtcataattctgagaaattcttgaattgtgtgcatgtgtgcgtgtacatgtttatgtttatgtgtgtgtgggtgggtgtgtgtgcgtgcatatgtgtgtttgcctgtttatgtgcctgtgtgtgtgcatgtgcatgcatgcgtatatatgtctactgtgtgagtatgtgtcatacgtactgTAGGATtactaagcgctttcagacatacgtgtaagaccggaggttctgccgatgttaaacggtggggccgtatatctgaacgacataaccggtcatatggaagtccgaatttacccggtgtttatacaactccccccctagtatttcctccggacattatgtaaatgtgctgtgtctgaacgaggagtagaacatgtggttaaaattcacatctagtgagagggcgtgttggtgacgtttctttcgtgcgtccatgtggttagatctgacttaaatgccagtgttatgatggagtggcatgctgtccagaaaatctccgacctggaaagatgcagacatcacggagctactgtccatgacggcatacaacattttgatagaacacctgaaggcaacgttagagacacgttagcctacaactgcatggcaaggacaaacaaattcagaagactgaatcatcataagcagaaggcgctgaaaaggcaggtAGCCTACAGcaacgtcgttgacgacaataacaggagtatttaataaattgttagccaacacggttttctgttcattgatagccttcatgacctgctgagctcgctgatatttgctgagcatatatgcctagagaaaatgaaaacgaagaaaacccaactttgttccaagctccttacgtaaatgcgacacatggggagaggatgcttttggaaaaaaataaaccatgaaaaaacgaacaacttcactgttattgatgttagtattttgtttgttgcttaaaaacgttgtatgatcttgaagtcttgagttagcctactgaattggctggtagcctaccataaagtttgtgcatgctctctctctccaacgcaaaccagatttggggttctatagctaattctggtacataacgttgaaaacagataaatgtgtttatttgaagcacacatacaaatactgtaggctaggtcaatttcaagtgcgcacttacgtgactagcctacttcaagtattagcctatgcacaatagatttctcttctttagcctacataatgcataggctacactttgttaACAAAAaacagctgtgacaggcagcggccgcatataagcccccacccctcactcgacaaccacacggagattctgtacaAGTAGTGCGACCATGTTGCAGTAAGTAGCGCCACCATGTTGCAGTAAGTAGCGCCACCATGAGGATGCAGTAAGTAGCGCCACCATGAGGATGCAGTAAGTAGTGCCACCATGTTGCAGTAAGTAGCGCCACCATGAGGATGCAGTAAGTAGCGCCACCATTAGGATGCAGTAAGTAGCGCCACCATGAGGATGCAGTAAGTAGTGCCACCATGTTGCAATAAGTAGCGCCACCATGAGGATGCAGTAAGTAGTGCCACCATGAGGATGCAGTAAGTAGCGCCACCATGTTGCAGTAAGTAGTGCCACCATGAGGATGCAGTAAGTAGTGCC from Alosa sapidissima isolate fAloSap1 chromosome 24, fAloSap1.pri, whole genome shotgun sequence encodes:
- the LOC121700249 gene encoding vegetative cell wall protein gp1-like yields the protein MTPGSDRTSELLEDMEEQEEDDEGFIDTLGEEAIVENLVAPDDELPSTQPPSTQPPSTQLPSAVLPSTQLPSAVLPSTQLPSTQPPSTQLPSAVLPSTQPPSTQLPSAVLPSAVLPSTQPPSTQPPSAVLPSAVLPSTQPPSTQLPSAVPPSTQPPSTQLPSTQPPSTVLPSAVLPSTQPPSTQLPSTQLPSTQPPSTVLPSTQPPSTQLPSVVPPSTQPPSTQLPSTQPPSAVLPSTQLPSTQPPSAMLPTHLPAHLLSPALSVPSAVPSSAASAQSQSAALSTHLPPHLLSPAPSVPSAVPSSAASAQSQSAARLSPHLLSPALSVPSAVPSSAASAQSQSAAHLPPHLLSPALSVPSAVPSSAASAQSQSAALLPPHLLSPALSVPSAADFVWL